One Succinispira mobilis DSM 6222 genomic window carries:
- the pckA gene encoding phosphoenolpyruvate carboxykinase (ATP), protein MFNTKNINLPISKLYEISTTRGEGIFTSTGALRVTTGKYTGRSPNDKFIVKDASNEHEIWWDNNAPISEENFNKLYKKITAYLQNKGEDIFIFEGYAGADQKHTLPVKFVNEFAWQNIFVQQLFLRKHDTNWPSIDKEGFTVLVAPGCKAIPEQDGTNSEAFVVINFAKKIVIIGGTYYAGEMKKSIFSVINYLLPKQNILSMHCSANQGKKGDVALFFGLSGTGKTTLSADPNRNLIGDDEHAWTDDGIFNIEGGCYAKCINLSKENEPQIWDAIKFGTIVENVVLDENRHIDFDSDELTENTRAAYSVHSIPNSIYPGIGNIPTTVVFLTADAFGVLPPVAKLSPEQAMYYFMSGYTSKLAGTERGITEPQATFSACFGSPFLPLHPITYANLLKDKINKHQTSVYLINTGWQGGKYGTGKRISIADTRSIVSAALSGALDSVNYENHNVFNLQIPTSCPGVKSEILNPENTWANKEAYLETAKNLANMFHKNFQKYATNNPELTKFGPHI, encoded by the coding sequence TTGTTCAATACTAAGAATATCAATTTACCAATTAGCAAATTATACGAAATCTCAACCACTCGTGGCGAAGGAATTTTTACATCTACTGGTGCGTTGCGTGTAACTACCGGAAAATATACTGGTCGTTCACCTAACGATAAGTTTATTGTAAAAGATGCTAGCAACGAACATGAAATTTGGTGGGATAATAATGCCCCTATATCCGAAGAAAATTTCAATAAACTTTACAAAAAAATTACTGCTTATTTACAAAACAAGGGTGAAGATATTTTCATTTTTGAAGGCTATGCTGGTGCCGATCAAAAGCATACGCTGCCAGTAAAGTTCGTTAACGAATTTGCTTGGCAAAATATTTTTGTCCAACAATTGTTTTTACGTAAGCACGATACCAATTGGCCTAGCATTGACAAAGAAGGTTTCACTGTTTTAGTTGCACCTGGTTGCAAAGCGATTCCTGAACAAGATGGAACTAATTCCGAAGCATTTGTAGTAATTAATTTTGCCAAAAAAATTGTTATTATTGGCGGTACTTATTATGCTGGGGAAATGAAAAAATCAATTTTTTCTGTGATCAATTACCTTTTACCAAAACAAAATATTCTTTCCATGCATTGCTCAGCAAACCAAGGTAAAAAGGGTGATGTAGCACTATTTTTTGGTCTTTCAGGCACAGGAAAAACAACTTTATCCGCAGATCCAAACAGAAATTTGATTGGTGATGATGAACATGCCTGGACAGATGATGGAATTTTCAATATTGAAGGTGGTTGTTACGCTAAATGCATCAATCTCTCAAAAGAAAATGAACCACAAATTTGGGATGCAATAAAGTTTGGTACAATTGTAGAAAATGTTGTTTTAGATGAAAATCGTCATATCGATTTCGATTCTGATGAACTAACTGAAAATACACGCGCAGCTTATTCTGTGCACTCTATTCCTAACAGTATTTATCCTGGGATTGGAAACATCCCTACAACGGTTGTGTTTTTGACTGCAGATGCCTTTGGTGTATTACCGCCGGTAGCTAAATTATCTCCTGAACAAGCTATGTATTATTTTATGTCAGGCTATACTAGTAAACTTGCTGGTACTGAACGTGGTATTACCGAACCACAAGCTACTTTCTCAGCATGTTTTGGTTCACCATTCTTACCTTTACACCCTATAACTTATGCAAATCTATTAAAAGATAAAATCAACAAACATCAAACTAGTGTATATCTAATAAATACTGGCTGGCAAGGTGGAAAATATGGTACTGGCAAAAGAATTAGTATTGCTGATACTCGCAGTATTGTTTCTGCCGCACTATCAGGCGCTTTAGATAGTGTTAATTATGAAAACCATAATGTTTTTAATTTGCAAATTCCAACATCTTGTCCTGGCGTTAAATCTGAGATACTAAATCCAGAAAATACTTGGGCAAATAAAGAAGCTTATTTGGAAACTGCCAAAAATTTAGCTAATATGTTTCACAAAAATTTCCAAAAATATGCAACCAATAATCCTGAATTGACTAAATTCGGGCCACATATTTAA
- the nuoF gene encoding NADH-quinone oxidoreductase subunit NuoF, which produces MKNIRAHVLICAGTGCVSSGSKKVEAKFIEQLAAKGLAEEIKVVETGCHGFCEMGPLVIIYPDSTFYCRVTPEDVPVIIEEHLLKGRVVSRLLYREPLSHENIQSYSDINFYKKQMRFALANCGHINPEDINEYIATGGYEALGKALTQMTSEQVVEEVKLAGLRGRGGGGFPTGLKWQFAKQSPGDKKYVICNADEGDPGAFMDRSLLEGDPHRIIEGMAICGYAIGADEGYIYVRAEYPLAIKRLKVAIAQAEELGLLGENIFGSNFNFQLHIKEGAGAFVCGEETALIASIEGKRGMPRPRPPFPAVMGLWAKPTNINNVETFANVADIIVKGASWYASIGTEKSKGTKVFALTGKINNTGLAEVPMGITMREIIYDIGGGINNNKKFKAVQIGGPSGGCLPEHMLDLPVDYDSLIQAGAMMGSGGLVVMDEDTCMVDVAKFFLNFTQTESCGKCTPCREGTKRMLEILIRITEGEGKEGDIELLEDLAYAIKDTALCGLGQTAPNPVLSTLKYFRHEYEAHIKEKRCPAGVCAKLSAYVITEKCKGCGLCKKVCPVSAITGNIKEQHLINSDICIKCGACVSRCPFKAIVKG; this is translated from the coding sequence ATGAAAAACATAAGAGCTCATGTATTAATTTGTGCCGGTACTGGATGTGTATCTTCAGGCTCTAAAAAAGTTGAGGCTAAATTTATTGAGCAGCTAGCTGCAAAAGGTTTAGCAGAGGAGATAAAGGTAGTAGAAACAGGTTGTCATGGTTTTTGCGAAATGGGACCATTGGTTATAATATATCCAGATTCAACTTTTTATTGCCGCGTAACGCCAGAAGATGTTCCTGTAATTATCGAAGAACATTTGTTAAAAGGAAGAGTAGTAAGCCGATTGCTATATAGAGAACCTCTTTCTCATGAAAATATTCAAAGTTATAGTGATATAAATTTTTATAAAAAACAAATGCGTTTTGCCTTAGCTAATTGCGGGCACATTAATCCGGAAGATATAAACGAATATATTGCTACTGGTGGCTATGAAGCTCTTGGAAAGGCATTAACTCAAATGACTTCGGAACAAGTAGTGGAAGAAGTGAAGTTAGCAGGGTTACGTGGCCGTGGTGGCGGTGGGTTCCCTACTGGCTTAAAGTGGCAGTTTGCTAAACAATCCCCAGGTGACAAAAAGTATGTGATTTGTAATGCAGACGAGGGTGATCCAGGTGCATTTATGGATCGAAGCCTTTTAGAAGGCGATCCGCATAGAATTATTGAAGGTATGGCAATTTGCGGTTATGCTATTGGTGCTGATGAAGGTTATATTTATGTGCGGGCGGAATACCCCTTAGCAATAAAACGCTTAAAAGTGGCTATCGCGCAAGCTGAAGAATTAGGATTATTAGGTGAAAATATTTTTGGCAGTAATTTTAATTTTCAACTGCATATAAAAGAAGGCGCAGGTGCGTTCGTATGTGGAGAAGAAACAGCTCTAATTGCATCAATTGAAGGCAAACGCGGAATGCCAAGGCCTAGACCTCCTTTCCCTGCTGTGATGGGCTTATGGGCTAAACCTACTAATATCAATAATGTTGAAACATTTGCCAATGTCGCTGACATTATTGTTAAAGGCGCTAGCTGGTATGCTAGTATCGGTACGGAAAAATCAAAAGGTACTAAAGTATTTGCTTTGACTGGAAAGATTAATAATACTGGTCTAGCAGAAGTACCAATGGGCATTACAATGCGTGAAATTATTTATGATATCGGTGGGGGCATAAATAATAATAAAAAATTTAAGGCTGTGCAAATCGGAGGCCCGTCAGGTGGTTGTTTACCAGAACACATGTTAGATTTGCCTGTAGATTACGATTCTCTTATTCAAGCTGGGGCAATGATGGGTTCTGGTGGGCTAGTAGTAATGGATGAAGATACTTGTATGGTAGATGTAGCGAAATTTTTCTTGAATTTCACACAAACCGAATCATGCGGTAAATGTACTCCTTGCCGTGAAGGTACAAAACGAATGTTAGAGATTTTAATTAGAATAACAGAAGGTGAAGGCAAGGAAGGCGATATCGAGCTATTAGAAGATTTGGCCTATGCGATAAAAGATACAGCGCTATGTGGTTTGGGGCAAACTGCGCCTAACCCAGTTTTAAGTACACTGAAATATTTCCGCCATGAATACGAGGCTCATATTAAAGAAAAACGTTGCCCAGCTGGGGTATGCGCTAAACTTTCTGCTTATGTGATAACCGAGAAGTGCAAAGGCTGTGGACTTTGTAAAAAAGTCTGTCCAGTATCGGCAATAACTGGGAATATTAAAGAACAACATTTAATCAACTCTGACATTTGTATTAAATGTGGAGCTTGTGTAAGTAGATGTCCATTTAAGGCAATCGTGAAAGGTTAA
- a CDS encoding HD domain-containing protein, giving the protein MYNIKLVKMIFDAANIQRWNDHNRTQYFTELDKQAHKMIIAYVLAKHEEDAGLNVNWQKIIEGGIFEFLHRIILTDIKPPVFHLLQKESKLQMDTWVLEQLEPLIKDIPYGFKDKFAQYLAAGTKDVFEKKILQASHYLATKWEFKFIYNLNTALYGIEETKKAIDLEIEEYYDLKSVQKLVLYKKEYDFIDLVGQLRFQKRWAQTPRIPETSVLGHMLIVAILSYFFSLELQVCDKRLRNNFYAGLFHDLPEVLTRDIISPVKRSIEGLDLLIKNIEEKYMQEKIYNLLPVNWHSEIKYYTENEFKNKIINNSGEIEYLSVEMLAQYNKNIYNPLDGEMLKFCDNLSALLEVLVSRQHGVTSQKLEDAIDTISRQYTNRKIEHVNLQELIENFTIELKN; this is encoded by the coding sequence ATGTATAATATAAAATTAGTAAAAATGATTTTTGATGCAGCAAATATTCAACGCTGGAATGATCATAATCGAACGCAATATTTTACGGAATTAGATAAGCAGGCCCATAAAATGATTATTGCATATGTGTTAGCGAAACATGAAGAAGATGCTGGATTGAATGTTAATTGGCAAAAAATTATTGAAGGGGGAATTTTTGAATTTTTGCATCGTATTATTTTGACTGATATTAAGCCGCCGGTTTTTCATCTCTTGCAAAAGGAATCGAAATTGCAGATGGATACCTGGGTTTTAGAACAGCTAGAACCATTAATAAAAGATATACCTTATGGGTTTAAGGACAAATTTGCACAATATCTGGCAGCTGGGACTAAAGATGTTTTTGAAAAGAAAATTTTGCAAGCAAGTCACTATTTAGCAACAAAATGGGAGTTTAAATTTATCTATAATCTAAATACAGCTTTATATGGAATTGAAGAAACTAAAAAAGCTATAGATTTGGAAATAGAAGAATACTATGATTTAAAAAGTGTGCAGAAGTTAGTCCTTTATAAAAAAGAATATGATTTTATTGATTTAGTTGGACAATTGCGTTTTCAAAAACGCTGGGCACAAACTCCTAGAATTCCTGAAACCTCTGTTTTAGGTCACATGCTTATTGTGGCTATATTAAGTTATTTTTTCTCTCTAGAGTTGCAAGTATGTGACAAAAGATTACGGAATAATTTTTATGCAGGCTTATTTCATGATTTGCCCGAAGTTTTGACACGGGATATTATATCTCCCGTAAAAAGATCTATAGAAGGTTTAGATTTATTAATTAAAAATATCGAAGAAAAATATATGCAAGAGAAGATATATAATTTATTGCCAGTAAATTGGCATAGTGAAATAAAGTATTATACTGAAAATGAATTTAAAAATAAAATAATTAATAATAGCGGTGAAATTGAATATTTAAGCGTTGAGATGTTGGCACAGTATAATAAAAATATTTACAATCCGCTAGACGGGGAAATGCTGAAATTTTGCGACAATTTATCGGCGTTGTTAGAAGTTTTAGTGTCGCGTCAGCATGGTGTAACTTCCCAAAAACTTGAAGATGCGATAGACACAATTAGCAGGCAGTATACAAATCGCAAAATTGAGCATGTGAACTTACAGGAATTAATTGAAAATTTTACTATTGAACTAAAAAACTAA
- a CDS encoding PHP domain-containing protein — translation MLSKYLADLHVHSALSPCAEKEMTIKNILELARDMGLQILAISDHNSSANVFSAIQLAKQYGIMLIPAMEVESREEAHILTLFPNYKSIEAWQSIIDTKMSGLENDIRRFGRQIIFDQNDQIVGEESRMLLGPVKLSAQEIVEFVGNLGGICIPAHIDRPAFSLLGQLGFITKNQGYLAVEVSTRGFDRAIQGEFRALTENLDFICNSDAHNLKQFLEQGKTEFYLQELSFQEFKQALQAQNGRYTKALKSIFNEN, via the coding sequence ATGTTAAGTAAATATTTAGCTGATCTACATGTGCACTCTGCTTTGTCGCCTTGTGCTGAAAAAGAGATGACAATTAAAAACATTTTAGAGCTAGCAAGGGATATGGGCCTTCAAATTTTGGCAATCAGCGATCACAATAGCTCGGCAAATGTATTTTCAGCTATACAGCTGGCAAAACAATATGGGATAATGTTAATACCTGCAATGGAAGTTGAATCACGCGAAGAGGCACATATATTAACTTTATTCCCTAACTATAAAAGTATAGAAGCTTGGCAAAGTATTATCGATACTAAAATGTCAGGCTTAGAAAATGATATAAGAAGATTTGGTCGACAAATAATTTTTGATCAAAACGATCAAATTGTTGGTGAAGAGTCAAGAATGTTGTTGGGGCCAGTTAAATTATCTGCTCAGGAAATTGTTGAGTTTGTTGGCAATTTGGGCGGGATTTGTATACCGGCCCATATAGATAGACCAGCTTTTAGCTTGCTAGGACAACTAGGCTTTATAACCAAAAATCAAGGTTATTTGGCAGTGGAGGTTTCTACTAGAGGGTTTGATAGAGCTATTCAAGGCGAATTTAGAGCTTTAACAGAAAACTTAGATTTTATATGTAATTCTGATGCACATAACTTAAAACAATTCTTGGAACAAGGCAAAACAGAGTTTTATCTACAAGAACTGAGTTTTCAAGAGTTTAAACAAGCTTTACAAGCCCAAAATGGCAGATATACTAAAGCTTTAAAAAGTATTTTCAATGAAAATTAA
- a CDS encoding ATP-binding protein, producing the protein MRDLCMHILDLVQNCVEAASTEVQIIVKEDLTQNLLQIQVIDNGKGIPKKVLVDLTNPFTTSRITRKVGLGTSLLDMICKQSGGKLKITSQVGVGTKVIADFKHDHLDRPPLGDLVDTIKVILVAYYQVVDFRFEYQYGGEKFTFNSQEVKNVLGSDSQLLAHKEVINWIDEYLNSNINIIKGAK; encoded by the coding sequence ATGCGTGATTTATGTATGCATATTTTAGATTTGGTGCAAAATTGTGTGGAAGCTGCAAGCACAGAAGTCCAAATAATTGTGAAAGAAGATTTAACGCAAAACTTATTGCAAATTCAAGTAATTGATAATGGTAAGGGAATACCTAAAAAGGTTTTGGTGGATTTAACAAATCCGTTTACGACATCTAGAATAACTAGAAAAGTAGGTTTAGGCACATCTCTCTTAGATATGATTTGTAAGCAATCTGGCGGAAAACTCAAAATAACTTCACAAGTTGGTGTTGGAACTAAAGTAATTGCGGATTTTAAACATGATCATTTAGATCGACCACCTTTGGGGGATTTGGTAGATACTATTAAGGTGATACTGGTTGCTTACTATCAAGTAGTTGATTTTCGTTTTGAATATCAGTATGGTGGAGAAAAGTTTACCTTTAACAGTCAAGAGGTTAAAAATGTCTTAGGCAGTGATAGTCAGCTATTGGCGCATAAAGAAGTAATAAACTGGATTGACGAATATTTGAATAGTAATATAAATATAATTAAGGGGGCTAAATAA
- a CDS encoding [Fe-Fe] hydrogenase large subunit C-terminal domain-containing protein → MQKERMHSVVLNPKLCKGCVNCIKHCPTEAIRIRSGKAIIIEEKCIDCGECIRHCPSHAQLVTTDTLAEFKNYKVNIAIVPPALYAQFPPDLPLEEIIQGCLNIGFTDVYDMSRSYEYVSLAIEKYLTETANLRKPLISTHCPVVTRLIQMKFPELIKQLLPLMPVVEIAAIQARAKFTQELNLRAEDIGIWFISSCPAMVTMAKECKNEINGVISVAKIYGEILKILSDCKQTKEKVTSSSYGWGCCVAGGSVRATGIVNSLVVDGIHDVFDVLEQVSINKMPDVDYIECSSCAGGCVGGVLNAENKFVAEKNIKLKIRHQRDTEEKNRELVLKSSIKQEKLSVDINKNENLQAKTVMKLDENIILAMKKLQDIEKILSELPGLDCGSCGAPSCQSLAEDIVQGKACESDCVFKLRTRVETLAGEMKELSNKINVNKG, encoded by the coding sequence GTGCAAAAAGAAAGAATGCATTCTGTGGTTTTGAATCCCAAACTCTGTAAGGGTTGTGTAAACTGTATTAAACACTGTCCGACAGAAGCAATACGTATACGTTCCGGTAAGGCTATAATTATCGAAGAAAAGTGTATTGATTGTGGAGAATGTATTCGACATTGCCCAAGTCATGCGCAATTAGTAACAACTGATACTTTAGCCGAATTTAAAAACTATAAAGTGAATATTGCGATTGTGCCACCAGCTTTATACGCACAATTTCCACCGGATTTGCCACTTGAGGAAATTATACAAGGTTGCTTAAATATTGGCTTTACTGATGTTTACGACATGTCACGAAGTTATGAATACGTTTCATTGGCAATCGAAAAATATCTTACGGAAACAGCTAACTTAAGAAAACCGCTTATTTCAACGCATTGTCCAGTGGTAACGAGATTGATTCAAATGAAGTTTCCTGAACTCATTAAGCAATTACTTCCACTAATGCCAGTAGTAGAAATTGCTGCTATTCAAGCTAGAGCCAAATTTACTCAGGAACTAAATTTGCGAGCAGAAGATATTGGCATTTGGTTTATTTCTTCTTGTCCGGCCATGGTTACTATGGCTAAAGAATGTAAAAATGAGATAAATGGTGTGATTAGTGTAGCGAAAATTTACGGGGAAATATTGAAAATTTTATCGGATTGCAAGCAAACTAAAGAAAAAGTAACATCTAGTTCTTATGGTTGGGGTTGTTGTGTAGCTGGAGGAAGTGTGAGAGCTACAGGGATAGTGAATTCTTTAGTTGTTGATGGCATTCATGACGTTTTTGATGTTTTGGAACAAGTTAGTATCAATAAAATGCCAGATGTTGACTATATTGAATGTTCTTCATGTGCTGGCGGTTGTGTTGGCGGTGTTTTAAATGCTGAAAACAAGTTTGTAGCAGAAAAAAATATTAAATTAAAAATTCGTCACCAGAGAGATACAGAGGAAAAAAACCGTGAATTAGTACTAAAAAGCAGTATTAAACAAGAAAAATTAAGTGTAGATATTAATAAAAATGAAAATCTACAGGCCAAAACAGTTATGAAGTTAGATGAAAACATCATTTTAGCTATGAAAAAACTACAAGACATAGAGAAGATTTTATCGGAATTGCCCGGACTTGATTGCGGTTCTTGTGGAGCACCAAGTTGTCAGAGTTTAGCAGAAGATATTGTACAGGGCAAGGCTTGTGAGTCTGATTGTGTTTTTAAATTAAGAACTAGAGTAGAAACTTTAGCTGGGGAAATGAAAGAATTGTCTAATAAAATAAATGTAAATAAGGGGTGA
- a CDS encoding (2Fe-2S) ferredoxin domain-containing protein: protein MKTLEDLRKLREKVQAETNLRYSATTKVVVGMGTCGIAAGAREVMLKFIEKIAELNIEDVVVQQTGCVGICEKEVIVDIIRTGEPKITYARVTPADVENILKEHVIANRIVESLVFAKE, encoded by the coding sequence ATGAAAACTCTGGAAGATTTACGTAAATTAAGAGAAAAAGTGCAAGCTGAAACTAATCTTAGATATAGTGCTACCACCAAAGTTGTAGTAGGTATGGGAACTTGTGGTATTGCTGCTGGCGCTAGAGAAGTAATGCTTAAATTTATTGAAAAAATTGCTGAATTAAATATAGAAGATGTTGTCGTACAACAAACAGGGTGTGTAGGAATTTGTGAAAAAGAAGTTATTGTTGATATTATTCGCACTGGGGAACCTAAAATAACTTATGCCCGTGTTACTCCAGCTGATGTAGAAAATATTTTAAAAGAACATGTTATTGCAAATAGAATTGTTGAAAGTCTTGTTTTTGCCAAAGAATAG
- a CDS encoding NADH-dependent [FeFe] hydrogenase, group A6, which produces MNSKVNITIDGKIVSVSKDKSLLKACQQAGVNVPSLCYHPELRTEGSCRVCMVEVEGQRTLVPSCVFPVTEGMQVRTNTQRVLKARKTVVELLLANHPQDCLTCQRNGNCELQKIAADLNLRKIRFEGEKKSYPLDNNNPSLVRDMEKCILCGRCVRMCAEKQGMHIYGFINRGFDTTVAPPFSLGLDKVDCTYCGQCATVCPTAAIVEKDDTEAVLKVLNDPTKHVVVQTAPATRVALGEDLGLERGAIVTGKMVAALKHLGFDKVFDTNFSADLTIMEEGAEFIHRLNNGGLLPMFTSCSPAWVNCVELQYPDLMGHLSTAKSPQQMFGAMVKSYYAEVAGIDPKNIVSVSIMPCTAKKAEAKRPEMSADGYQDVDFVLTTRELARMIKESAIDFNSLAEQEYDAPMGLSSGAGVIFGTTGGVMEAALRTVVEKLTGKPLERIVFNEVRGQKLIREATLDVAGTAVKIAVVDTLKEVKKMLEKVRAGTADYHIIEVMSCPDGCIGGGGQPYYKGKDVRTKRQQAIYDCDADCTIRKSHENPAIVEIYEKFLGEPLSEKSHKYLHVHHYQQKR; this is translated from the coding sequence ATGAATAGTAAAGTTAATATTACAATAGATGGTAAAATAGTTAGTGTATCAAAAGATAAATCTCTGTTAAAAGCCTGTCAGCAAGCAGGCGTAAATGTGCCAAGTCTTTGTTATCATCCAGAACTAAGAACAGAAGGTTCTTGTAGAGTATGTATGGTGGAAGTAGAAGGGCAAAGGACATTAGTACCTTCTTGCGTTTTTCCTGTTACCGAAGGTATGCAAGTTAGAACTAATACACAACGTGTTTTAAAGGCAAGAAAAACAGTTGTGGAATTATTATTAGCAAATCATCCTCAAGATTGTTTAACTTGTCAAAGAAATGGAAATTGTGAATTACAAAAAATAGCTGCTGATTTGAATTTGCGTAAAATAAGATTTGAAGGTGAGAAAAAATCATATCCATTGGATAATAATAATCCTTCACTAGTTAGAGATATGGAAAAATGCATTTTGTGTGGTCGTTGTGTAAGAATGTGCGCGGAAAAGCAGGGTATGCATATTTATGGTTTTATTAATCGTGGGTTTGATACTACAGTTGCACCACCATTTTCTTTGGGGTTAGATAAAGTTGATTGTACATATTGCGGACAATGTGCTACTGTTTGTCCTACGGCTGCTATTGTGGAAAAAGATGATACAGAGGCAGTTTTAAAAGTATTAAATGACCCAACGAAGCATGTTGTGGTACAAACTGCACCAGCAACACGTGTAGCCTTAGGTGAAGATTTAGGTTTAGAAAGAGGAGCTATTGTAACTGGTAAAATGGTTGCAGCCTTAAAACATCTTGGTTTTGACAAGGTATTTGATACGAATTTTTCAGCCGATTTAACAATTATGGAAGAAGGCGCAGAATTTATTCACCGCTTAAATAATGGCGGACTACTACCGATGTTCACTTCTTGTAGCCCTGCTTGGGTTAATTGCGTAGAGCTACAATACCCTGATTTGATGGGGCATTTATCTACAGCGAAATCTCCACAACAAATGTTTGGAGCAATGGTAAAAAGTTACTATGCTGAAGTAGCCGGAATAGATCCTAAAAATATTGTGTCCGTATCAATTATGCCTTGCACCGCAAAAAAAGCAGAAGCCAAAAGGCCAGAAATGAGTGCAGATGGTTATCAAGATGTAGATTTTGTTTTGACGACAAGGGAATTAGCACGAATGATTAAAGAAAGTGCAATTGATTTTAATTCTTTGGCAGAACAAGAATATGATGCACCGATGGGATTATCTTCAGGAGCTGGTGTTATCTTTGGAACTACGGGTGGCGTTATGGAGGCAGCTTTACGTACTGTAGTAGAAAAATTAACAGGCAAGCCTCTAGAACGGATTGTCTTTAATGAAGTACGTGGGCAAAAGCTTATTCGTGAAGCAACTTTGGATGTAGCTGGAACTGCGGTGAAAATAGCGGTAGTCGACACGCTAAAAGAAGTTAAAAAAATGCTTGAGAAAGTTAGAGCTGGTACGGCTGATTATCATATTATCGAAGTAATGTCTTGTCCAGATGGGTGTATTGGCGGTGGAGGCCAACCTTATTACAAAGGAAAAGATGTTAGGACTAAGCGCCAGCAAGCTATTTATGATTGTGATGCTGATTGCACAATTAGAAAGTCTCATGAAAATCCAGCGATTGTAGAAATTTATGAAAAATTCTTAGGTGAACCTCTATCAGAAAAATCTCATAAATATTTACATGTGCATCATTACCAACAAAAACGCTAA
- the nuoE gene encoding NADH-quinone oxidoreductase subunit NuoE, whose translation MQEKHQCCCANGKEVSMPQLDEILEKYAGKKGALIPVLQQAQNVYGYLSKEVLEYIAKKLEVPTSQIYGVVTFYSQFHLNPRGKNIIRVCQGTACHVRGAKMILEKLEDVLEIKAGQTTKDLKYTLETVACIGACGLAPVIMINDDTHGRLTPDSVEKILKNYE comes from the coding sequence ATGCAAGAAAAACATCAATGTTGTTGTGCCAATGGCAAAGAGGTTAGTATGCCGCAATTAGACGAGATTTTAGAAAAATACGCGGGGAAGAAAGGTGCTTTAATACCAGTACTGCAACAAGCCCAAAATGTCTATGGATATTTATCGAAAGAAGTTTTAGAGTACATAGCGAAAAAATTAGAAGTCCCAACTAGTCAAATTTATGGCGTGGTAACATTTTATTCACAATTTCATTTAAATCCGCGTGGTAAAAATATTATTCGGGTGTGTCAAGGCACTGCCTGTCATGTCCGTGGGGCTAAAATGATTTTGGAAAAACTTGAAGATGTTTTAGAAATAAAAGCAGGTCAGACTACCAAAGATTTAAAATATACTTTGGAAACTGTGGCTTGTATTGGTGCTTGTGGCTTAGCTCCAGTTATTATGATTAATGATGACACACATGGACGCTTAACTCCTGATAGTGTTGAAAAAATATTAAAGAATTACGAGTAA